A section of the Gimesia sp. genome encodes:
- a CDS encoding right-handed parallel beta-helix repeat-containing protein, whose translation MQRTETLMQGTGSLSVRLLNCLLTLSIVVLVSARTTECQAELFEVGPDKKYTLLEKVPWESLSPGDEVQIHWRTQPYRSKWVLCRRGTQAKPIVIKGIPSEKGDLPVIDGRRAVTRPQLRYWGEQRGIIKIGGARDPADTMPAHIVIENLDIRSARPSFFYFSSDGLQKYFQNAAAIFIEKGEHITIRNCFLHDCGNGLFIAPDSKEILVENCAIYHNGIADSYYEHNVYTEAAGMIFQGNYLGPLRENCLGNNLKDRSAGLVVRYNWIESGNRQLDLVDAEGSDTIRFDPRYRTTYVYGNVLVKREEDSNTQMIHYGGDSGDEDNYRKGTLFLYNNTMVSRRASTTLVRLSTASEHLDCRNNILYTSHDGSSLAILDEAGTASLSHNWIKRGWKAAHSTRFGKVSAEDEIHSGADPGFQDEEKNLFFLTAKSACLNKAGALPEAVKANFPVKQEFKGPRGMKQRPAASLNDLGALERESEE comes from the coding sequence GTGCAGCGAACTGAAACTCTAATGCAGGGAACCGGTTCTCTGTCTGTTCGTCTTCTGAATTGTCTGCTGACTCTCTCCATCGTAGTTCTGGTTTCTGCCAGGACGACGGAGTGTCAGGCGGAGCTCTTCGAAGTGGGGCCCGATAAAAAGTATACCCTGCTGGAAAAAGTTCCCTGGGAAAGTCTCTCGCCGGGGGATGAGGTCCAGATTCACTGGCGGACGCAGCCTTATCGGAGTAAATGGGTACTCTGTCGACGGGGGACCCAGGCGAAGCCGATCGTGATCAAAGGCATTCCCTCCGAGAAAGGGGACCTGCCTGTCATCGATGGTCGACGTGCCGTCACGCGACCGCAGCTCCGCTATTGGGGCGAACAGCGGGGCATCATCAAAATTGGTGGTGCCCGCGATCCTGCTGATACGATGCCTGCGCACATTGTGATCGAGAACCTCGACATCCGCAGTGCACGTCCCTCCTTCTTCTATTTCAGTTCGGACGGACTGCAGAAGTATTTTCAGAATGCCGCGGCGATCTTCATTGAAAAAGGGGAACACATTACGATCCGCAACTGCTTCCTGCACGATTGCGGCAACGGTCTGTTTATCGCCCCCGACTCGAAAGAGATCCTCGTTGAGAACTGTGCGATCTATCATAACGGGATTGCCGACAGCTACTACGAACACAACGTTTATACTGAAGCAGCCGGGATGATCTTTCAGGGAAACTACCTCGGTCCGCTTCGCGAAAACTGCCTGGGGAACAATCTCAAAGATCGCTCTGCCGGCCTGGTCGTGCGCTACAACTGGATCGAAAGCGGCAACCGACAGCTTGATCTGGTCGATGCCGAGGGCAGCGATACGATTCGCTTTGATCCCCGCTATCGGACCACGTATGTGTATGGCAACGTGCTGGTGAAACGGGAAGAAGATTCGAACACGCAGATGATTCACTACGGTGGTGACAGTGGCGACGAAGACAATTATCGCAAGGGGACCCTGTTTCTCTACAACAACACGATGGTTTCCCGGCGGGCGTCCACTACGCTGGTGCGTCTGTCAACCGCGAGCGAACACCTGGACTGCCGGAATAACATTCTTTATACCTCGCATGATGGCAGCAGCCTGGCGATTCTCGATGAAGCGGGGACGGCGAGTCTGAGTCATAACTGGATCAAACGGGGCTGGAAAGCCGCGCATTCCACTCGCTTCGGCAAGGTCAGTGCGGAAGACGAAATTCATTCCGGTGCCGATCCGGGATTTCAGGACGAAGAGAAAAACCTGTTCTTCCTCACTGCCAAGTCCGCCTGTCTGAATAAAGCGGGGGCCCTACCGGAAGCCGTGAAAGCAAATTTCCCCGTAAAACAGGAGTTCAAAGGTCCCCGGGGAATGAAACAACGCCCCGCAGCATCGTTGAACGATCTGGGGGCGTTGGAACGAGAATCCGAAGAGTAG
- a CDS encoding leucyl aminopeptidase, translating to MATQLTNDALSAIEADWLIIPLAEAAPLPADVSKLDEAISGQISRLIEAEDFTGKLASNATLLGLSGIKTPRILLAGLGPAKDLSLAALEKSLMTAARAISTKKEIRAAVLLPEVSESSLSAAQIARQISTAMTVGSVGQDLYRAEPGRFPFQEVSIAGADSAEIQQAITEGSILGEAVNLAREVVNRPAGDIFPVSFADKVVAVAKECGLEAEILDEKQLADEKMGSMLAVAQGSDQPPRLAILKHQGGAASAPTLALVGKGVTFDSGGLSLKPSDGMKTMKCDMGGAAAVLGAMTAIARLKLPVNVVGYMGLVENMVNGSSYKLGDVLKARNGKTIEVLNTDAEGRLVLADVLTLAVDRGASNLIDLATLTGACVVALGEDVTGVFSNTPAWSQAVQDAAKTTGESVWEMPMFPEFGEQLKSDVADLKNVGLRWGGAITAAKFLENFVSETPWVHLDIAGPAFASANLPHREGGATGCMVRTLVEVAREYKG from the coding sequence ATGGCGACACAATTGACGAATGACGCACTCTCCGCAATCGAAGCAGACTGGCTGATTATCCCCCTGGCCGAAGCAGCCCCGCTCCCCGCCGACGTGTCAAAACTGGACGAAGCGATCAGTGGTCAGATCAGCCGCCTGATCGAAGCTGAAGACTTCACGGGCAAACTGGCGTCGAACGCCACCCTGCTCGGATTAAGCGGAATCAAAACCCCACGCATCCTGCTGGCGGGACTGGGCCCCGCAAAAGACCTCTCGCTGGCAGCGCTGGAAAAATCCCTGATGACCGCCGCCCGTGCCATCTCAACCAAAAAAGAGATCCGCGCCGCGGTCCTGCTCCCCGAAGTATCAGAAAGCTCACTCTCCGCAGCCCAGATCGCCCGTCAGATCAGTACCGCCATGACCGTCGGTTCGGTGGGTCAGGATCTGTACCGGGCCGAACCTGGCCGCTTCCCCTTCCAGGAAGTGTCGATCGCGGGCGCGGACTCTGCTGAAATTCAACAGGCAATCACAGAGGGATCAATCCTGGGCGAAGCCGTTAACCTGGCACGCGAAGTGGTCAACCGTCCCGCCGGCGATATCTTTCCCGTCAGCTTTGCCGACAAGGTTGTGGCAGTCGCGAAGGAATGTGGTCTGGAAGCAGAGATCCTCGACGAAAAACAACTGGCAGACGAAAAGATGGGCTCCATGCTGGCCGTCGCCCAGGGCAGTGATCAGCCTCCCCGCCTGGCGATTCTGAAACATCAGGGTGGCGCTGCCTCCGCTCCCACACTGGCCCTGGTCGGAAAAGGAGTCACCTTCGACAGCGGCGGACTTTCACTCAAGCCCAGTGACGGCATGAAGACCATGAAATGCGACATGGGTGGCGCAGCCGCGGTCCTCGGTGCGATGACGGCCATTGCCCGCCTCAAGCTGCCCGTGAATGTCGTGGGCTACATGGGACTCGTGGAAAACATGGTCAACGGTTCGTCTTACAAACTGGGTGACGTCCTCAAAGCCCGGAACGGCAAGACCATCGAAGTCCTCAACACCGATGCCGAAGGACGCCTGGTTCTGGCCGACGTCCTCACGCTGGCCGTTGACCGCGGGGCCTCGAACCTGATCGATCTCGCCACGCTGACCGGTGCCTGTGTCGTCGCTCTGGGTGAAGATGTCACCGGCGTCTTCTCCAACACTCCAGCATGGTCACAGGCGGTCCAGGACGCAGCCAAAACCACCGGTGAATCGGTCTGGGAAATGCCCATGTTCCCCGAGTTTGGTGAGCAGCTTAAAAGCGATGTGGCAGACCTGAAAAACGTCGGTCTTCGCTGGGGTGGTGCGATCACCGCCGCCAAGTTCCTGGAAAACTTTGTCAGTGAAACCCCGTGGGTCCATCTCGATATCGCTGGCCCGGCCTTCGCTTCAGCCAATTTGCCTCACCGTGAAGGTGGCGCTACCGGCTGCATGGTACGCACACTGGTCGAAGTTGCCCGCGAATACAAAGGCTAA
- a CDS encoding nitrilase family protein yields MRDIRIAAVQFEHRNGDKAYNLQRIRELAQQAVDQGAEIVSFHECCIPAYTFVQSFSKEELLALAEPVPSGPSTQELMSISREVGVPILAGLFEEDEGDVYNTYVCVDGDELVARFRKLHAFVNSHLSSGSEYAVFDLRGCRCGILICYDNNLIENVRMTAMLGAEIIFMPHVTCCLPSVMPGRGLVDPKLWENRDRDPVRLRQEFQGPKGKGWLMRWLPARSYDNGVYAIFTNPVGMDDQEVKPGLSMILDPFGEIIAECTNLGDDIAIALCTEEKLSQASGRRYIRARRPDLYGKLVEPPAEPPVTQPGWELKPSS; encoded by the coding sequence ATGAGAGACATCAGGATCGCCGCCGTCCAGTTTGAACATCGTAACGGAGACAAGGCATATAATCTGCAGCGCATCCGTGAGCTGGCTCAACAGGCGGTCGACCAGGGGGCTGAGATTGTCAGCTTCCATGAATGTTGTATCCCCGCTTACACATTCGTGCAATCGTTCTCCAAGGAAGAACTGTTGGCACTGGCTGAACCGGTTCCTTCCGGGCCGAGTACACAGGAACTGATGTCAATCTCCCGGGAAGTTGGCGTGCCCATTCTGGCCGGCCTGTTCGAAGAGGACGAGGGGGACGTGTATAACACGTACGTCTGTGTCGATGGGGATGAACTGGTGGCCCGCTTTCGCAAGCTGCATGCGTTTGTGAATTCGCATCTCTCTTCCGGCAGTGAATACGCGGTCTTCGATTTGCGGGGTTGTCGTTGTGGGATCTTGATCTGCTACGACAATAACCTGATCGAAAACGTGCGGATGACAGCCATGCTGGGGGCCGAGATCATCTTTATGCCACATGTGACCTGCTGCCTCCCGTCGGTGATGCCCGGGCGGGGACTCGTCGATCCGAAACTGTGGGAGAACCGGGACCGGGATCCAGTACGGCTGCGACAGGAATTTCAGGGACCCAAGGGGAAAGGCTGGCTGATGCGCTGGCTGCCCGCGCGGTCTTATGACAACGGCGTGTATGCGATCTTCACGAACCCGGTCGGCATGGATGACCAGGAAGTCAAGCCGGGGCTTTCGATGATTCTCGATCCGTTTGGAGAGATCATCGCCGAGTGTACGAACCTCGGAGATGACATCGCGATCGCATTGTGCACCGAGGAAAAACTGTCGCAGGCCAGTGGGCGACGTTACATCCGCGCCCGGCGTCCCGATCTGTACGGCAAGCTCGTGGAGCCACCGGCGGAACCTCCCGTAACCCAACCAGGGTGGGAGCTGAAGCCCTCCAGTTGA